In Sorghum bicolor cultivar BTx623 chromosome 8, Sorghum_bicolor_NCBIv3, whole genome shotgun sequence, one genomic interval encodes:
- the LOC8070380 gene encoding nucleobase-ascorbate transporter 2 isoform X1: MARFLDRLILFITSWWSNMPDPRCSCCGHKEAKGSTPTVVPVGFCHITPTHVDGDDADSSPHYMEPPREEVSPMEMANMKPEEITHPPIMDQLAGMEYCVDSNPSWGGCIMLGFQHFILCLGTAVMIPTLLVPLMGGNAHDKAIVVQTVLFVTGINTLLQTLFGTRLPTVIGGSYAFVIPVISIISDPSLMQISDDHTRFKVAMRAIQGAQIISSCIQIVLGYSQLWGLCCRFFSPLGMVPVVALVGIGLFERGFPVIASCVEIGLPMLVLFVALSQYLKHVQMCNFPIFERFSVLISVALVWLYAQILTVSGAYKHSPVLTQLNCRTDHANLITTAPWIRLPYPLQWGPPTFSADHSFGMMAAVVVSLIESTAAFQAAARLASATPPPPFVMSRGIGCQGIGLLLDGLFGTVSGSTVSVENVGLLGSTRIGSRRVVQISAAFMIFFSILGRFGALFASIPFTLFAAMYCVLFGYVGAVGLSFMQFTNMNSTRNLFVLGVSLYLGISIPNYFHQFTTSYQREPAHTRAGWFNDLINTVFSSPATVGFIVSMVLDNTLRVRNGDRDRGMPWWARFRTFRGDSRTVEFYNLPFSLNRFFPAS, translated from the exons ATGGCAAGGTTTCTTGACCGCCTCATCTTATTTATTACAAGCTGGTGGTCAAACATGCCAGATCCACGTTGCAGCTGTTGTGGGCATAAAGAAGCTAAAGGTTCAACTCCTACTGTTGTACCTGTTGGTTTTTGCCACATCACTCCTACCCACGTTGATGGTGATGATGCCGATTCTTCCCCTCACTACATGGAACCACCGAGAG AGGAGGTGTCTCCCATGGAGATGGCTAACATGAAGCCAGAGGAGATTACCCACCCTCCCATCATGGATCAGCTGGCTGGAATGGAGTACTGTGTAGACTCCAACCCATCCTGGG GAGGGTGTATTATGCTGGGTTTCCAGCATTTCATCCTTTGCTTGGGGACGGCAGTGATGATCCCCACCTTGCTGGTTCCCCTCATGGGAGGAAATGCG CATGACAAGGCAATTGTGGTACAGACAGTGCTGTTTGTGACTGGCATAAATACACTGCTTCAAACTCTGTTTGGAACTCGCCTGCCTACGGTTATTGGTGGATCATATGCATTTGTAATCCCAGTCATATCAATTATCAGTGATCCCTCGCTGATGCAAATTTCTGATGACCACACA AGGTTCAAAGTAGCCATGAGAGCCATACAGGGGGCCCAGATAATATCCTCCTGCATTCAAATAGTACTTGGCTACAGCCAGTTGTGGGGGTTATGCTGCAG GTTCTTCAGTCCACTTGGGATGGTTCCAGTTGTTGCACTGGTAGGGATTGGCCTTTTTGAAAGAggattcccagtg ATTGCAAGCTGTGTGGAAATCGGTCTTCCGATGCTCGTCCTGTTTGTTGCACTTTCTCAATATTTGAAGCATGTACAAATGTGCAATTTCCCAATATTCGAGAGGTTCTCAGTGCTCATCTCCGTTGCACTTGTGTGGTTATATGCCCAAATCCTCACTGTGAGCGGAGCATACAAGCATAGTCCGGTGCTCACTCAGCTCAACTGCCGAACTGACCATGCCAATCTCATCACAACTGCACCATG GATTAGGCTTCCATACCCGCTGCAGTGGGGTCCGCCGACTTTCAGTGCAGACCATTCGTTCGGTATGATGGCTGCTGTGGTGGTGTCCTTGATAGAG TCTACCGCAGCATTTCAGGCTGCTGCCCGGTTGGCTAGTGCAACGCCCCCACCACCATTTGtcatgagcaggggcattggaTGCCAG GGAATTGGGCTGCTATTGGACGGGCTATTTGGTACTGTGAGCGGCTCTACCGTCTCTGT GGAGAACGTTGGTCTCCTAGGATCAACAAGGATTGGCAGCAGAAGAGTGGTCCAGATCTCTGCTGCTTTCATGATCTTCTTCTCCATCCTAG GGCGATTTGGAGCGTTGTTCGCCTCGATTCCATTCACACTGTTTGCTGCCATGTACTGTGTATTGTTTGGCTATGTTG GTGCTGTGGGGCTCTCCTTCATGCAGTTCACAAACATGAACTCGACGCGCAACCTCTTCGTCCTTGGCGTCTCGCTCTACCTCGGCATCTCCATCCCAAACTACTTCCACCAGTTCACGACGAGCTATCAGCGTGAACCGGCGCACACTAGAGCTGGATGG TTCAACGACCTCATCAACACCGTCTtctcgtcgccggccaccgTCGGGTTCATCGTCTCGATGGTGCTAGACAACACCCTGCGGGTGAGGAATGGAGACAGGGACCGTGGGATGCCATGGTGGGCGAGGTTCCGGACGTTCCGTGGTGACAGCCGGACTGTGGAGTTCTACAATCTGCCGTTCAGTCTCAACCGCTTCTTCCCGGCGTCGTGA
- the LOC8070380 gene encoding nucleobase-ascorbate transporter 2 isoform X3: MEMANMKPEEITHPPIMDQLAGMEYCVDSNPSWGGCIMLGFQHFILCLGTAVMIPTLLVPLMGGNAHDKAIVVQTVLFVTGINTLLQTLFGTRLPTVIGGSYAFVIPVISIISDPSLMQISDDHTRFKVAMRAIQGAQIISSCIQIVLGYSQLWGLCCRFFSPLGMVPVVALVGIGLFERGFPVIASCVEIGLPMLVLFVALSQYLKHVQMCNFPIFERFSVLISVALVWLYAQILTVSGAYKHSPVLTQLNCRTDHANLITTAPWIRLPYPLQWGPPTFSADHSFGMMAAVVVSLIESTAAFQAAARLASATPPPPFVMSRGIGCQGIGLLLDGLFGTVSGSTVSVENVGLLGSTRIGSRRVVQISAAFMIFFSILGRFGALFASIPFTLFAAMYCVLFGYVGAVGLSFMQFTNMNSTRNLFVLGVSLYLGISIPNYFHQFTTSYQREPAHTRAGWFNDLINTVFSSPATVGFIVSMVLDNTLRVRNGDRDRGMPWWARFRTFRGDSRTVEFYNLPFSLNRFFPAS; this comes from the exons ATGGAGATGGCTAACATGAAGCCAGAGGAGATTACCCACCCTCCCATCATGGATCAGCTGGCTGGAATGGAGTACTGTGTAGACTCCAACCCATCCTGGG GAGGGTGTATTATGCTGGGTTTCCAGCATTTCATCCTTTGCTTGGGGACGGCAGTGATGATCCCCACCTTGCTGGTTCCCCTCATGGGAGGAAATGCG CATGACAAGGCAATTGTGGTACAGACAGTGCTGTTTGTGACTGGCATAAATACACTGCTTCAAACTCTGTTTGGAACTCGCCTGCCTACGGTTATTGGTGGATCATATGCATTTGTAATCCCAGTCATATCAATTATCAGTGATCCCTCGCTGATGCAAATTTCTGATGACCACACA AGGTTCAAAGTAGCCATGAGAGCCATACAGGGGGCCCAGATAATATCCTCCTGCATTCAAATAGTACTTGGCTACAGCCAGTTGTGGGGGTTATGCTGCAG GTTCTTCAGTCCACTTGGGATGGTTCCAGTTGTTGCACTGGTAGGGATTGGCCTTTTTGAAAGAggattcccagtg ATTGCAAGCTGTGTGGAAATCGGTCTTCCGATGCTCGTCCTGTTTGTTGCACTTTCTCAATATTTGAAGCATGTACAAATGTGCAATTTCCCAATATTCGAGAGGTTCTCAGTGCTCATCTCCGTTGCACTTGTGTGGTTATATGCCCAAATCCTCACTGTGAGCGGAGCATACAAGCATAGTCCGGTGCTCACTCAGCTCAACTGCCGAACTGACCATGCCAATCTCATCACAACTGCACCATG GATTAGGCTTCCATACCCGCTGCAGTGGGGTCCGCCGACTTTCAGTGCAGACCATTCGTTCGGTATGATGGCTGCTGTGGTGGTGTCCTTGATAGAG TCTACCGCAGCATTTCAGGCTGCTGCCCGGTTGGCTAGTGCAACGCCCCCACCACCATTTGtcatgagcaggggcattggaTGCCAG GGAATTGGGCTGCTATTGGACGGGCTATTTGGTACTGTGAGCGGCTCTACCGTCTCTGT GGAGAACGTTGGTCTCCTAGGATCAACAAGGATTGGCAGCAGAAGAGTGGTCCAGATCTCTGCTGCTTTCATGATCTTCTTCTCCATCCTAG GGCGATTTGGAGCGTTGTTCGCCTCGATTCCATTCACACTGTTTGCTGCCATGTACTGTGTATTGTTTGGCTATGTTG GTGCTGTGGGGCTCTCCTTCATGCAGTTCACAAACATGAACTCGACGCGCAACCTCTTCGTCCTTGGCGTCTCGCTCTACCTCGGCATCTCCATCCCAAACTACTTCCACCAGTTCACGACGAGCTATCAGCGTGAACCGGCGCACACTAGAGCTGGATGG TTCAACGACCTCATCAACACCGTCTtctcgtcgccggccaccgTCGGGTTCATCGTCTCGATGGTGCTAGACAACACCCTGCGGGTGAGGAATGGAGACAGGGACCGTGGGATGCCATGGTGGGCGAGGTTCCGGACGTTCCGTGGTGACAGCCGGACTGTGGAGTTCTACAATCTGCCGTTCAGTCTCAACCGCTTCTTCCCGGCGTCGTGA
- the LOC8070380 gene encoding nucleobase-ascorbate transporter 2 isoform X2, translated as MVFEEVSPMEMANMKPEEITHPPIMDQLAGMEYCVDSNPSWGGCIMLGFQHFILCLGTAVMIPTLLVPLMGGNAHDKAIVVQTVLFVTGINTLLQTLFGTRLPTVIGGSYAFVIPVISIISDPSLMQISDDHTRFKVAMRAIQGAQIISSCIQIVLGYSQLWGLCCRFFSPLGMVPVVALVGIGLFERGFPVIASCVEIGLPMLVLFVALSQYLKHVQMCNFPIFERFSVLISVALVWLYAQILTVSGAYKHSPVLTQLNCRTDHANLITTAPWIRLPYPLQWGPPTFSADHSFGMMAAVVVSLIESTAAFQAAARLASATPPPPFVMSRGIGCQGIGLLLDGLFGTVSGSTVSVENVGLLGSTRIGSRRVVQISAAFMIFFSILGRFGALFASIPFTLFAAMYCVLFGYVGAVGLSFMQFTNMNSTRNLFVLGVSLYLGISIPNYFHQFTTSYQREPAHTRAGWFNDLINTVFSSPATVGFIVSMVLDNTLRVRNGDRDRGMPWWARFRTFRGDSRTVEFYNLPFSLNRFFPAS; from the exons ATGGTTTTTG AGGAGGTGTCTCCCATGGAGATGGCTAACATGAAGCCAGAGGAGATTACCCACCCTCCCATCATGGATCAGCTGGCTGGAATGGAGTACTGTGTAGACTCCAACCCATCCTGGG GAGGGTGTATTATGCTGGGTTTCCAGCATTTCATCCTTTGCTTGGGGACGGCAGTGATGATCCCCACCTTGCTGGTTCCCCTCATGGGAGGAAATGCG CATGACAAGGCAATTGTGGTACAGACAGTGCTGTTTGTGACTGGCATAAATACACTGCTTCAAACTCTGTTTGGAACTCGCCTGCCTACGGTTATTGGTGGATCATATGCATTTGTAATCCCAGTCATATCAATTATCAGTGATCCCTCGCTGATGCAAATTTCTGATGACCACACA AGGTTCAAAGTAGCCATGAGAGCCATACAGGGGGCCCAGATAATATCCTCCTGCATTCAAATAGTACTTGGCTACAGCCAGTTGTGGGGGTTATGCTGCAG GTTCTTCAGTCCACTTGGGATGGTTCCAGTTGTTGCACTGGTAGGGATTGGCCTTTTTGAAAGAggattcccagtg ATTGCAAGCTGTGTGGAAATCGGTCTTCCGATGCTCGTCCTGTTTGTTGCACTTTCTCAATATTTGAAGCATGTACAAATGTGCAATTTCCCAATATTCGAGAGGTTCTCAGTGCTCATCTCCGTTGCACTTGTGTGGTTATATGCCCAAATCCTCACTGTGAGCGGAGCATACAAGCATAGTCCGGTGCTCACTCAGCTCAACTGCCGAACTGACCATGCCAATCTCATCACAACTGCACCATG GATTAGGCTTCCATACCCGCTGCAGTGGGGTCCGCCGACTTTCAGTGCAGACCATTCGTTCGGTATGATGGCTGCTGTGGTGGTGTCCTTGATAGAG TCTACCGCAGCATTTCAGGCTGCTGCCCGGTTGGCTAGTGCAACGCCCCCACCACCATTTGtcatgagcaggggcattggaTGCCAG GGAATTGGGCTGCTATTGGACGGGCTATTTGGTACTGTGAGCGGCTCTACCGTCTCTGT GGAGAACGTTGGTCTCCTAGGATCAACAAGGATTGGCAGCAGAAGAGTGGTCCAGATCTCTGCTGCTTTCATGATCTTCTTCTCCATCCTAG GGCGATTTGGAGCGTTGTTCGCCTCGATTCCATTCACACTGTTTGCTGCCATGTACTGTGTATTGTTTGGCTATGTTG GTGCTGTGGGGCTCTCCTTCATGCAGTTCACAAACATGAACTCGACGCGCAACCTCTTCGTCCTTGGCGTCTCGCTCTACCTCGGCATCTCCATCCCAAACTACTTCCACCAGTTCACGACGAGCTATCAGCGTGAACCGGCGCACACTAGAGCTGGATGG TTCAACGACCTCATCAACACCGTCTtctcgtcgccggccaccgTCGGGTTCATCGTCTCGATGGTGCTAGACAACACCCTGCGGGTGAGGAATGGAGACAGGGACCGTGGGATGCCATGGTGGGCGAGGTTCCGGACGTTCCGTGGTGACAGCCGGACTGTGGAGTTCTACAATCTGCCGTTCAGTCTCAACCGCTTCTTCCCGGCGTCGTGA